From the genome of Sphingobacteriaceae bacterium:
ATGGACTCCACGACGTGCGCCGCATCGACTGGCCCCGCTGGAAGGCCCTGGACCCGGCGGAGCGGGAGGCGGCCTTGACGGAAGCCATCGCCCTGTGGGAGGAGTGGCTCAACGCCGATCCCGAGACGGGCTCTTCGGGCGTCTATCAGATGGTGGGTCACAAGGGCGACCTGATGTTCATCCACTTCCGCCCCGAGATGGCCCAGCTGGCCGAATTGGAGCGGCAGTTCGCCCGCACCCGCCTGGCCGATTTCACCATCCCGACGTACTCCTATCTGTCGGTGGCCGAACTGAGCCGCCACAGCGAGAGCGGGGCGGGCGGCGACGGCTCGCCGGCACCCCTGCCCCAGGATCCGAACCTGCTGCGGCGCCTGCGGCCCCAGGTGCCCAAGGAGGGCTACGCCTGCTTCTACCCCATGAGCAAGAAGCGGGAAGGTGACGACAACTGGTACATGCTGCCCCTGGCCGAGCGCCGGGACTTGATGATGTCCCACGGGCTCATCGGCCGCAACTACATGGGCACGGTGTCCCAGGTCATCGGCGGCTCCGTCGGGTTGGACGACTGGGAGTGGGGCGTCACCCTCTTCGCCAAGGATCCCATTCCCTTCAAGAAGATCGTCTACGAGATGCGCTTCGACGAGGCCAGCGCCCGCTACGGCCTCTTCGGCCCCTTCTACGTGGGCATCGCCACGCCGCCGGCGGCCTGGCGGGAACTGCTGCAGGTCTGAAGCGCTGACCCGAATAGGAATCCTCTTTCAGCCGGGGGGTGGCGACAAAATCGGCGGCCCCGTAGTTTGGTGTCGGAAGTTGCGGTGATAAGTCGCTAAATTCCGACACACTTTGCGCCGGGCGTGTTTTACCCTGGCCCCAGTGGTCTACGCCAAGGGGGCGCCGCGCGTGGACGCGTGGACGGAGGTAAAGCCTATGCCCGGCAGCACTGGGGAGCCGCGGGGTCATGGGCGACTGCGGCTGGTGCCGCCATCCGCCCGGGGGCGGGGCACCGGCCGGAAAGCCCGCCAAGACGCCCAAGGGGCGTCGGTGTCGCCACCCTTGCCGGACCCTGCCCATGGGTCGCCTGGGGCACCGCCGGCACCCATCCCGCTGCATAAGTCACCGGCTGCTTCTGCCGCCACGGCGGGAGCAGCGCCGGCATCCCATTCCTTGAACCGCCTCTTGAATGTACTGTTTTGCGCCGGCACCCTGCTGCTGGCCAGGGCTGCTCTGATCCAGGGCTTGGCCCCCTTCCATCTGGCCTTGGCAGCCGCCGTCCTATATTTGCTGCCCCGGCACTGGGCATGGGCTTTCACTGGAGCCTTTCTGGGCCGCCTCCTCTGGGCCGGCCCTGCCGCCGCCTTTTTCGACCTCATGGTTCTGGGCGGCCTGTACACCACCGCCCGGAGCTTCCAGGACGGCCCCATCCCCTTAATAGAAGGAATGATGATGGGCGCCCGCCACTGGCGGCCGGCGGGCGGGGCGGCCTTGGCCACCCTGGTGGGCACCGGCGTGCAGGTGCTGGCTACCGACCCCACGCCCTACGGCTTGGTGCTCATTCTCTTCCGCACCACCCTGGTGGCCCTGTTGACCGTAGTCTTCACCCGGGCCCTGCTGCCCTTGCGCCGCCTGCTGAAGCACGATTTCCGCAGCCTGGGGGATCTACTGGTCGGGCTGGCTTCCTGGTCCGATGAGGGTTCCCCGTGGGATGTGGAGCAAGATGAGTGGCTGGCCGCCGCCGTGGGGGCCGGCGCCCTCATCGCCGCCATCCACGGCCTGCAGGTGGGGTCCCTTTCCTTGTCGGCCATGGTGGCCGGCTGCATCATCCTGGCCTTCGCCGCGTGGGGTGGTCCCGGACGGGGTGCCGCCGCCGGCGCCGCCGCCGGGCTGCTGGTGATGCTCCAGTCCCCCGGGGCCGGCCTGCCGGCGGCAGCCTACGCCGTGTCGGGCCTGCTGGCCGGCTTGTTCCGGGATTTCGGCCTGGTGGGCATCGCCGGGGGCTACGCCATCGGCATCCTGCTCCTGGCCGGCTTTTCCTTGGATCCCCGGGTGATGGTGGTGGAATTGTGGAGCCTCCTGCCGGCCACCTTGGCTTATGCCCTGCTGCGATATGCCGTGACCCGGTCCACCGACGGGCTCCTGCCGGGCTTTTTGGCCCCGGAGGCTGTATCCGGCGGGTGGCGGGCAGCCACCGCCGAAGCGGCCGCCGCAGCCGACGGGGCAGCCGTGGCCGGCCTAGGCCTTGCGCCGGAACCGGCCTCCGACGGCGGCATCGTCATCGACCTGCCCCTCCAGGAGGAAGGCCAGGCAGGGGAAAGTCTTCCCTCCGGGCCGGCCGGCGGCGGCCCAACCCAGCCGGTGCTGAATCAGCTGGCCCACTTGATGCGGGACATGGCCTCGGCCATCCACAGCGGCAGCCTGATGTCGGCGGCCGGCGCCGGGGCCGTGGATGGAACGGCCGCCCCGATCCTAGGGGGGGTTCCCCACCGGAAGGTGGAGGAATGGCTCAACGACCTGGCCGGGCAGGTGTGCCCCGGCTGCATCCACCACGCCACCTGCTGGGATAAGGAGTTCTTTCAAACTTATCAAGGGCTGTCGGATCTCATCGTCCGGCGGGAAGTCACCGGCAGCCTCCGGGAAGACCACCTGCCCGCCGGGCTCCGGGCCCGCTGCCCCCGTCGGGAGCAGTTAGTGGCCGCCGTAGACCAGGCCTACCGGGAACTGCAGAACCAGCGCCACTGGCAGCAAAAGCTGCAGCAATCCCGCCGCCTCATGGCCCAGCAGTTGGAAAGCCTGGCCGAGGTTGCCCGCTACCTGGCCGATCACCCGCCGGCCCACGTCCAAGCCGCCGGCGCCAGGCGGGGCGGCAAGGGCGCCGGCGCCATGCCCTACCGGGTGGGCGCCGCCCGGGTGGCCCGGGACGAGCGGCTGGTGTCGGGGGACAGCTACCTGACCCGCCTGCTGCCGGGAGGACGCCTGGCTTTGATCTTAAGCGACGGCATGGGCGCCGGCATGGTGGCCGCGGGCGAGAGCCGCACCGCCGTGGAACTGCTGGAGCGCCTGCTGGGCCTGGACCTGGATCCCGCCCTGGCCATCAAGCTCATCAACCGGCTCATCATGGCCAGGACAACGGAAGATTCATACACTACCCTGGACCTGACCCTCATCGACCTGGCCGTGCCGGCGGCCCGCTTCGTCAAAGTGGGGGCCCCGCCTTCCTTCATCCGACATGAGGACCGGGTAGCCGTGGTCCGGGCCGGCACGCCGCCCATCGGCATCTTGGATGACGTAGCCCTGGAGATTTCCACCCGGCGCATGCGCCGGGGCGACATGGTGGTCATGGTCACCGACGGCGTCTTGGGCGCCTGGCAGGACGTGCGGGCGGGGGAGGCATGGCTGAAAGGCTTCCTGGGCAGCCTGCCCCGGGATCAGCCCCGCTGGGTGGCCACCCAGGTGGTGCGCCAGGCCCTGCGCCACGCCGGGGGCGAGGCCAGGGATGACATGACCGCCCTCGTCGTAAAGATTTTGTGAACGGACAATTTTGTAAAGCTTCTCCCCTAACCCTGCGTTTGCCGTAGGAGTCTCTCCCCCACCCACGGACTCCCGGCAAACATCTAGAGTGTGGTATCCCCTGCCACACTCTCTTTTTTCCTAGCGGGCGAAGGGCTATGTTTGAATTAAGAAGGCGGTCGGCGGGGGGCGGCAAGGGCATGACCTGGGATCCTATGACGGCCAAGGTGGCGGCCGTCATGGAGCGCCACAACATGGTGGAGCCGGGCGACCTGGTGCTGGTGGGCGTGTCCGGCGGCGTGGACTCGGTGACGCTGCTGGATCTCCTGGTGCGCCTGGCGCCCCCTTGGAACTTGAGCCTCCACGTATGCTACGTCCACCACGGGCTCCGGGCCGCCGCCGATGAGGAAGCCCGCTTTGTGGCCGCCCTGGCCGGGGATTACGGTCTTCCCTTTTCAATGGAAAAGATTCAAGTGCCCACAGGGCCGACGCCGGGCACGTCCCGCCAGGCGGTGGCCCGGGAGATGCGCTACCGGGCCCTGGCGCAGGTGGCCGGCCGCATCGGGGCCCGGCGCCTGGCGGTGGCCCACCACCGGGACGACCATCTGGAAACGGTGCTGATGCGCTTCATCACCGGCACGGGCCCCGACGGCCTGGCGGGAATCCCCCCGGTGCGGGGACGGCTCATCCGGCCCCTCATCGAAGCCTCCCGGGCGGAGATCGAGGATTACGCCCGCCGCCGGGGCCTGGAGCACCGATTAGACGAGAGCAACCTGGACCGCCGCTACCTGCGCAACCGGGTGCGGCTGGATCTGATTCCCTATTTGGAACGGGAATACAACCCCAACTTCAAGGAAGCCCTGGAGCGGCTCAGCCGCATCGCCGCCGGCGAGGCGGCCTGGGCAGAAGGCCTGGCGGCCGCCGCCGAACCCGATGTGGTCCGGGACCATCCCCTGTACGCCGCCGTGCCCTTGGCCGTCTTGGCCCTGGAGTCTTTGGCCGCCCTGGCGGTGCCCCTGCAGCGCCGCATTTTGCGGCGGGCCTTGTGGCGCATCGGGGCAACCCGGGCCGATTTCACCACCGTGGAGACCATCCGGGAGCTTTTGGCAGGAGAGGCCGGCGCCGCCGCCGATCTGCCCGCCATGGTGCGGGCCCGGCGCCACGGCCGGGAGTTGTACTTGTACCACCGCTCCCTGGCGGAGCCCGTTCCTTACGAATACCGGCTGCCCGTGCCGGGGTCGTGCTTCGTGGAGGAGGTGGGCGTGCACTTGGCGGTGCGCCCGTCGGGCGACCCGGCGTCCCCGGCGCCGGAAGGCGCGTCCGGGGGAGAAATCTGGCAGGCTCCCCTGCCTTTGGCTGCCGGTGCCGCCGGCCTCACCTTGACGGTGCGCCCGCCCCGGCCCCACGACCGGCTGCGGGCGTCGACCGGCGGCCCCGTCACTCGCCGCCTGCGGGACAAGCTCCGGACCCTGGGCGTGCCCGTGCCCTTGCGGCCTTGGGTGCCCGTGGTCTGCCACGGTCCGTATGTGTTGGCGGTTCCCGGATACTATCCAAAAGAAGGGCCGGCACCCCCCGGCAGGCTCGTGCTGGTCGCCTGGTCGAGGGGCCGTAAAAATGGTATCTTAGAATGAAGCAGTTTTCGGCGGGGCGGCTGTCTGCTCCGCCATGTCGGTCACTGGGGACTTTTCAACCAGCCGGCCCTCCGGGCCGGCAAGGAGGCCAATGAATGAGGTTTAACCGGGTCTTTCGCAGTTTGACCTTCTATGTGCTTATGCTGCTGGTCTTGATCGCCATCACCAGCATGTTCGCCCATCGGGGGCCCCAGCCCGAGGTTTTGAAGTTCTCCGACTTCATGGCCATGGTGGAATCGGGTGAAATCAAGGACGTCAAGATGGTGGGCACCCGTATTTCCGGTGAACTCCAGGACGGCCGGCTGTTCCGCCTGACCATTCCCCGCAACACCGAAGAGTACGTGGTGACCCGGCTCCAGGAGCACGGCGTGGCCATCGACGCTGAAGAGCCCCAGCAGCCCCAGTGGTGGATGACCATCTTCAGCACCTTGATTCCCGTGATCTTGGTGGTCGGCGCCATCTTCTTCATCATGCAGCAGACCCAGGGCGCCGGTAATCGGGTCATGCAGTTCGGCCGCAGCCGGGCCCGGCTGCACCAGCCCGACGACAAGCGCCGGGTCACTTTCGAGGACGTGGCCGGCTACGAAGAAGAAAAGGAAGAACTTTCGGAAATCGTCGATTACCTGAAGAACCCCAAGCGGTACATGGACTTGGGCGCCCGGATTCCCAAGGGCGTGCTCCTGTACGGCCCGCCCGGCACCGGCAAGACCTACTTCGCCCGGGCCATCGCCGGCGAGGCCGGGGTGCCCTTCTACTACATCTCGGGCTCCGACTTCGTGGAGATGTTCGTGGGCGTGGGCGCCTCCCGCGTCCGGGACCTGTTTGAGCAGGCCAAGCGCAACGCCCCGGCCATCGTCTTCATCGACGAGATCGACGCCGTGGGGCGCCAGCGGGGCGCCGGCTACGGCGGCGGCCACGACGAGCGGGAGCAGACTTTGAACCAGCTGCTGGTGGAGATGGACGGCTTCGGCGTCAACGAGGGCATCATCGTCATCGCCGCCACCAACCGCCCCGACGTGCTGGACCCGGCCCTGCTGCGGCCCGGCCGCTTCGACCGGCAGGTGGTCATCGACCGGCCCGACGTGGGCGCCCGGGAAGCCATCCTGCGGGTCCACGCCCGCAACAAGCCCATCGCCGAAGACGTGGACCTGGCGGTGCTGGCCCGGCGGACGCCCGGCTTCACCGGCGCCGATTTGGAGAACACCATCAACGAGGCGGCGCTGCTGGCGGCCCGCCGCCG
Proteins encoded in this window:
- a CDS encoding SpoIIE family protein phosphatase, which gives rise to MPGSTGEPRGHGRLRLVPPSARGRGTGRKARQDAQGASVSPPLPDPAHGSPGAPPAPIPLHKSPAASAATAGAAPASHSLNRLLNVLFCAGTLLLARAALIQGLAPFHLALAAAVLYLLPRHWAWAFTGAFLGRLLWAGPAAAFFDLMVLGGLYTTARSFQDGPIPLIEGMMMGARHWRPAGGAALATLVGTGVQVLATDPTPYGLVLILFRTTLVALLTVVFTRALLPLRRLLKHDFRSLGDLLVGLASWSDEGSPWDVEQDEWLAAAVGAGALIAAIHGLQVGSLSLSAMVAGCIILAFAAWGGPGRGAAAGAAAGLLVMLQSPGAGLPAAAYAVSGLLAGLFRDFGLVGIAGGYAIGILLLAGFSLDPRVMVVELWSLLPATLAYALLRYAVTRSTDGLLPGFLAPEAVSGGWRAATAEAAAAADGAAVAGLGLAPEPASDGGIVIDLPLQEEGQAGESLPSGPAGGGPTQPVLNQLAHLMRDMASAIHSGSLMSAAGAGAVDGTAAPILGGVPHRKVEEWLNDLAGQVCPGCIHHATCWDKEFFQTYQGLSDLIVRREVTGSLREDHLPAGLRARCPRREQLVAAVDQAYRELQNQRHWQQKLQQSRRLMAQQLESLAEVARYLADHPPAHVQAAGARRGGKGAGAMPYRVGAARVARDERLVSGDSYLTRLLPGGRLALILSDGMGAGMVAAGESRTAVELLERLLGLDLDPALAIKLINRLIMARTTEDSYTTLDLTLIDLAVPAARFVKVGAPPSFIRHEDRVAVVRAGTPPIGILDDVALEISTRRMRRGDMVVMVTDGVLGAWQDVRAGEAWLKGFLGSLPRDQPRWVATQVVRQALRHAGGEARDDMTALVVKIL
- the tilS gene encoding tRNA lysidine(34) synthetase TilS: MTWDPMTAKVAAVMERHNMVEPGDLVLVGVSGGVDSVTLLDLLVRLAPPWNLSLHVCYVHHGLRAAADEEARFVAALAGDYGLPFSMEKIQVPTGPTPGTSRQAVAREMRYRALAQVAGRIGARRLAVAHHRDDHLETVLMRFITGTGPDGLAGIPPVRGRLIRPLIEASRAEIEDYARRRGLEHRLDESNLDRRYLRNRVRLDLIPYLEREYNPNFKEALERLSRIAAGEAAWAEGLAAAAEPDVVRDHPLYAAVPLAVLALESLAALAVPLQRRILRRALWRIGATRADFTTVETIRELLAGEAGAAADLPAMVRARRHGRELYLYHRSLAEPVPYEYRLPVPGSCFVEEVGVHLAVRPSGDPASPAPEGASGGEIWQAPLPLAAGAAGLTLTVRPPRPHDRLRASTGGPVTRRLRDKLRTLGVPVPLRPWVPVVCHGPYVLAVPGYYPKEGPAPPGRLVLVAWSRGRKNGILE
- the ftsH gene encoding ATP-dependent zinc metalloprotease FtsH; amino-acid sequence: MRFNRVFRSLTFYVLMLLVLIAITSMFAHRGPQPEVLKFSDFMAMVESGEIKDVKMVGTRISGELQDGRLFRLTIPRNTEEYVVTRLQEHGVAIDAEEPQQPQWWMTIFSTLIPVILVVGAIFFIMQQTQGAGNRVMQFGRSRARLHQPDDKRRVTFEDVAGYEEEKEELSEIVDYLKNPKRYMDLGARIPKGVLLYGPPGTGKTYFARAIAGEAGVPFYYISGSDFVEMFVGVGASRVRDLFEQAKRNAPAIVFIDEIDAVGRQRGAGYGGGHDEREQTLNQLLVEMDGFGVNEGIIVIAATNRPDVLDPALLRPGRFDRQVVIDRPDVGAREAILRVHARNKPIAEDVDLAVLARRTPGFTGADLENTINEAALLAARRRKNRITMRELEDAIDRIVAGGPEKKARVLVPKERERVAYHEAGHALAARLLETTDPVHKISIIPRGRALGYVLQLPTEDRFLITRQEILDRVVMALAGRAAEELVFGEPSTGAQDDLEKVTRMVRRMITEFGMGDRLAPRTFGERLDAPFLGRDIARDRNYSEEVAAIIDEEIDKHVTASYERALQLLRDNRDKLDIIAQELLEKETIDADELDALLGEKPAAAAVAEEKTESREGDVPVEVKEAEPAAPSPGHRPVPGKGLPVTPAGASEAT
- the hemQ gene encoding hydrogen peroxide-dependent heme synthase translates to MPEPPQTVEGWYGLHDVRRIDWPRWKALDPAEREAALTEAIALWEEWLNADPETGSSGVYQMVGHKGDLMFIHFRPEMAQLAELERQFARTRLADFTIPTYSYLSVAELSRHSESGAGGDGSPAPLPQDPNLLRRLRPQVPKEGYACFYPMSKKREGDDNWYMLPLAERRDLMMSHGLIGRNYMGTVSQVIGGSVGLDDWEWGVTLFAKDPIPFKKIVYEMRFDEASARYGLFGPFYVGIATPPAAWRELLQV